A single region of the Drosophila miranda strain MSH22 chromosome 2, D.miranda_PacBio2.1, whole genome shotgun sequence genome encodes:
- the LOC117186935 gene encoding uncharacterized protein LOC117186935: MELWDEKKRALRALDYFKFLDNDQIVTACRIGTIKQYEPLETIYYEDKGTISNVQFVLSGECLLLQCLNMTVTLKNGKKIFHLIDESEGGISFMNTMKTPSNSQLTSKCSLNKNVGDMFDSYNSGIVEQKTNKSLKPVLKKYESHFIDVGKLTFGAIIGLGENMKLRVIMARTRVQCLVLPRSFLLEDNQNPGNIWQRRLFYLDCTIPSRESIFSHFLKCREWKQFKYNIIQKDFSSFVSDKSRYDDIPIICRIVEVNEDDSNIQLTK; this comes from the exons ATGGAGCTTTGGGATGAGAAGAAAAGAGCCCTAAGGGCACTGGACTACTTTAAATTTCTCGACAATGATCAA ATCGTTACTGCTTGCAGAATCGGGACTATTAAGCAATATGAACCATTGGAGACAATATATTATGAGGATAAAGGCACCATATCAAACGTCCAATTTGTGCTTAGTGGAGAATGTCTTTTACTTCAATGCCTAAATATGACG GTCACtttaaaaaatggaaaaaagaTTTTTCATCTAATAGATGAATCTGAGGGAGGTATTTCTTTCATGAATACTATGAAAACACCATCAAACAGTCAGCTGACTAGTAAATGTTCTCTAAATAAAAATGTAGGAGACATGTTTGATAGTTACAATTCTGGTATAGTGGAACAAAAAACTAACAAATCACTCAAGCCTGTG CTTAAAAAATATGAAAGCCATTTTATTGATGTTGGAAAACTTACATTTGGAGCAATAATTGGATTGGGAGAGAACATGAAGCTTCGTGTAATAATGGCGCGAACCAGAGTTCAGTGTTTAGTGCTTCCTAGATCTTTCTTATTGGAAGACAACCAAAACCCAGGAAACATTTGGCAGCGTCGATTGTTTTATCTAGATTGTACTATCCCATCAAGGGAATCTATATTTTCCCACTTTCTCAAATGTCGTGAATGGAAACAATTTAAATACAATATTATTCAAAAAGATTTTAGTTCGTTTGTAAGTGATAAATCTCGCTATGATGATATACCAATTATATGTCGTATTGTGGAAGTAAATGAAGATGACTCAAATATTCAACTAACTAAATAA
- the LOC117186936 gene encoding uncharacterized protein LOC117186936: MTEKSLPRVPEGLRDLMKMYAKEVLRQKPENLYKFSADFFNLIVTEKSNRVMRKYEPIQTYESMIKNRIQQQVPLSLVFHIIPENLTELIKQFIKAVLKESPDNIYIFAQEYFQKLSEDKSIHTEYTKYTEYEGSLRDKEPFKSVAKVTCQCGRTITADAAEVQNNYSISSTMIPLNDCTSIAEAKKENQKIYDHNCLKAVIIIQRNFRLYKIQKKISSDKEKYDKEYLRAVFLIQRLFRCYLAKKRFEKRKDSEKEKRRNDTHSTRDYIQAVIVIQRQYRRYLNKIRQKNRFKNGSFGLVTAAIIIQRAFRRMVDARRVKGNVPDVVDNREELNDIYSETCSYNSISTAPLSTDSTSEHKDFVNTNFEDFVQNTIKMQEEVDNNNPCQILENEYAAIKKDENLTKVQKNDDLIINEIPGVIELSDLTSKLFLKLHIIYET, translated from the exons ATGACGGAAAAAAGTTTACCAAGAGTTCCTGAGGGACTACGGGACCTAATGAAGATGTATGCTAAAGAAGTTTTACGTCAAAAGCCTGAAAACCTATACAAATTCTCTGCCGatttttttaatttgattGTTACCGAAAAATCGAACCGAGTGATGCGTAAATACGAGCCAATACAAACATATGAAAGCATGATAAAAAACCGTATTCAACAGCAGGTGCCACTTTCACTCGTATTTCATATAATTCCGGAAAACCTTACAGAGCTAATAAAACAATTCATTAAGGCAGTTCTAAAAGAAAGCCCGGACAATATTTACATATTCGCACAGGAATACTTTCAAAAGCTCTCGGAGGACAAATCGATACATACTGAATACACTAAATATACGGAATACGAAGGGTCATTGAGGGACAAAGAGCCATTTAAATCTGTAGCAAAGGTAACTTGTCAATGTGGACGTACAATAACCGCTGATGCAGCAGAAGTACAGAATAATTACAGCATTTCAAGTACCATGATTCCTTTAAATGATTGTACTTCAATAGCTGAAGCAAAGAAGGAAAATCAAAAAATATACGATCACAACTGTTTAAAAGCAGTCATCATAATTCAAAGAAATTTTCGCCTGTataaaattcaaaagaaaataAGTTCTGACAAGGAAAAATACGACAAAGAATATTTACGTGCAGTTTTCTTGATTCAAAGGCTATTTCGCTGCTACTTGGCCAAAAAGAGATTTGAAAAACGAAAGGATTCAGAAAAGGAAAAACGACGTAATGATACCCATAGTACTAGAGATTATATACAAGCAGTCATTGTTATCCAACGACAATATCGTcgatatttaaataaaattcgTCAGAAAAATCGATTTAAAAATGGTTCTTTTGGCTTAGTGACAGCAGCCATCATTATTCAAAGAGCATTTCGAAGGATGGTTGATGCGCGGAGGGTCAAGGGAAATGTGCCTGACGTTGTAGATAATCGTGAAGAGTTAAACGATATTTATTCTGAGACATGTTCATACAATTCTATATCGACGGCACCCCTATCAACCGATTCGACCTCTGAGCACAAAGATTTTGTTAATACAAATTTTGAAGACTTTGTCCAAAACACAATAAAGATGCAGGAGGAAGTAGACAACAATAACCCTTGCCAAATTCTTGAAAACGAGTATGCTGCTATTAAAAAAGACGAAAACTTGACGAAAGTACAGAAAAACG ATGATCTTATAATCAATGAAATTCCAGGCGTCATAGAACTATCGGACTTGACCAGTAAGTTATTCTTAAAATTACATATCATATATGAAACATAA
- the LOC108153914 gene encoding uncharacterized protein LOC108153914 codes for MSTFFVHSIKQQFRVSGIFNICLELKYEAKKGGDCDLIINEIPGVIELSDLTTRSISEIVDNSLSENGDFDIVTHPVAEQYNEPQKKLEDEDNASDLKINEIPSLIELSDLTKISISEIVDNSLCENGESDITTHPVSEQKNGLTLEDEDNATGKSKKDNGAEKEFDVLPDKDEQPIVIGSEISESGHRFPGEQDVENPVSSAPPKELDDDLIINEIPGVIELSDLTTRSISEIVDNSLSENGDFDIVTHPVAEQYNEPQKKLEDEDNATGKTNKDNGTKKEFEVLPDKDEQTIVIGSEISESGHRFPGEQDVENPVSSAPPKELDDNLIINEIPGVIELSELTKRSISEIVDNSLCENGESSIVTHPVSEQHNGLNLEDNDNGTGKSTIVIGARTKPDFLPDEVEETTVIGSEISESKHRFPDDPISNTISNLTKRSVTGIDDNALSENGEFDIVTHPISERPNGLQINFKDDDNTSAVQYRPDVNTGKS; via the exons ATGTCGACATTCTTTGTCCACAGCATCAAACAGCAATTTCGGGTGAGCGGAATTTTCAATATCTGTCTCGAACTCAAATACGAGGCGAAAAAGGGAGGCGATT GCGATCTTATAATCAATGAAATTCCAGGCGTCATAGAACTATCGGACTTGACCA CAAGGAGTATATCTGAAATAGTTGATAATTCGTTATCCGAAAACGGAGATTTTGATATTGTAACGCATCCTGTGGCTGAACAATACAATGAACCACAAAAAAAGTTGGAAGATGAGGACAATGCCA GCGATCTAAAAATCAATGAAATTCCAAGCCTAATAGAACTATCGGATTTGACCA AAATTAGTATATCTGAAATAGTTGATAATTCGTTATGCGAAAATGGAGAATCTGATATTACAACGCATCCTGTTTCTGAACAAAAAAATGGACTTACCTTGGAAGATGAGGACAATGCCA CCGGAAAATCAAAAAAGGATAATGGTGCCGAGAAAGAGTTTGATGTTTTACCTGATAAAGATGAACAACCCATAGTAATTGGGTCCGAAATTTCTGAATCTGGACATAGATTTCCAGGTGAACAAGACGTCGAAAATCCTGTCAGTTCTGCCCCTCCAAAGGAATTAGATG ATGATCTTATAATCAATGAAATTCCAGGCGTCATAGAACTATCGGACTTGACCA CAAGGAGTATATCTGAAATAGTTGATAATTCGTTATCCGAAAACGGAGATTTTGATATTGTAACGCATCCTGTGGCTGAACAATACAATGAACCACAAAAAAAGTTGGAAGATGAGGACAATGCCA CCGGAAAAACTAATAAAGATAATGGTACCAAGAAAGAGTTCGAAGTTTTACCTGATAAAGATGAACAAACCATAGTAATTGGGTCCGAAATTTCTGAATCTGGACATAGATTTCCAGGTGAACAGGACGTCGAAAATCCTGTCAGTTCTGCCCCTCCAAAGGAATTAGATG ACAATCTTATAATCAATGAAATTCCAGGCGTCATAGAACTATCGGAGTTGACCA AAAGGAGTATATCTGAAATAGTTGATAATTCATTATGCGAAAATGGAGAATCTAGTATTGTAACGCATCCTGTTTCTGAACAACACAATGGACTTAATTTGGAAGATAACGATAATGGCA CCGGTAAATCAACTATAGTTATTGGTGCCAGGACAAAACCCGATTTTTTACCTGATGAAGTTGAAGAAACCACAGTAATTGGGTCCGAAATTTCGGAATCTAAGCATCGTTTTCCAG ATGATCCTATTAGCAATACAATCTCGAATTTGACCA AAAGGAGTGTAACTGGAATAGATGATAATGCATTATCAGAAAATGGAGAATTTGATATTGTTACGCATCCGATTTCTGAACGACCCAATGGATTACAAATAAATTTTAAAGATGACGATAATACCA GTGCTGTTCAGTATAGACCGGATGTAAATACTGGTAAGAGTTAA
- the LOC117187359 gene encoding uncharacterized protein LOC117187359 isoform X1, translating to MTSITEKELVSNTQKEAIEELCIQKNSSVVYNYECKTKNQILSDDCNNKEISEPFSEIKQENVSPKSSGSEEAVKQISNHLAFLNSYDEPLIRTIDSLKEQASIEEGEIIVYNQMPLNETRESSAQSDSVVFGDVESEKFKIKDSNSEEESARAPLIRHYTIAGDDPRSMFRSVTLEDARNDIEIGSKDLMTASSINSTNSLFLDDEISENIRKKMLAFSLSETDSDCIDPRNINQENFEINTAMADILGTSTETESTIVSAATKIQAGARGFLTRRRMRRASAGTKSSTQETKASFGNAAISESFERLIEEEAAKKIQAAYRMHTRKLKGHNRKMQGISLESNLAARRQKLQRGDALRNDSTPDEDNIPLKNGGHTQKLPKSLRNKEKAGDGVKLKSSMELKWLTLRQNSMPVQIDCNILRVIPKHKKKRIKSAEYKKMASK from the exons ATGACATCTATTACCGAGAAAGAACTAGTTTCTAACACGCAAAAAGAAGCAATAGAAGAACTTTGTATACAAAAAAATTCTTCAGTTGTTTATAATTATGAATGCAAAACGAAAAATCAAATATTATCAGATGACTGCAATAATAAGGAAATTTCAGAGCCATTCTCTGAGATAAAACAAGAAAATGTCTCACCTAAGTCATCCGGATCCGAGGAAGCTGTTAAACAAATTTCAAATCATCTAGCTTTTTTGAACTCTTACGATGAACCATTAATAAGGACTATAGATTCTTTGAAAGAACAAGCCAGCATTGAAGAAGGTGAAATTATTGTATACAACCAAATGCCACTTAATGAAACCAGAGAAAGTTCTGCCCAAAGTGACTCTGTGGTTTTCGGTGATGTTGAGTCAGAAAAATTCAAAATTAAAGATAGTAACAGCGAAGAAGAATCTGCAAGGGCACCGCTGATACGTCATTACACAATCGCTGGAGACGATCCCAGAAGCATGTTTAGGTCTGTCACCCTTGAAGATGCTAGAAATGATATAGAAATTGGTAGCAAAGATCTTATGACTGCTTCTAGCATCAACAGCACTAACAGTTTATTTTTAGACGACGAAATTTCGGAAAACATTCGCAAGAAAATGTTGGCCTTTTCGCTATCTGAAACGGATTCAGATTGCATTGACCCAAGAAATATTAACCAAGAGAACTTTGAAATAAACACGgctatggcagatattttggGCACATCTACTGAAACTGAATCTACAATTGTATCGGCGGCCACGAAAATACAAGCGGGAGCTCGTGGGTTTCTTACCAGGCGACGAATGCGACGCGCTAGTGCCGGTACTAAATCCTCAACGCAAGAGACAAAGGCATCCTTTGGAAACGCTGCAATTAGCGAATCTTTTGAGCGACTCATTGAGGAAGAAGCTGCGAAAAAAATACAAGCCGCATATCGTATGCACACAAGAAAACTTAAAGGACATAATCGAAAAATGCAAGGTATCAGCTTAGAAAGCAATTTAGCCGCCAGGCGTCAAAAATTGCAGCGCGGGGACGCGCTTCGAAATGACTCGACGCCTGATGAAGATAACATTCCTCTTAAAAATGGTGGACATACACAAAAACTCCCAAAGTCACTTCGAAACAAAGAAAAGG CAGGTGATGGTGTAAAATTGAAATCTAGCATGGAACTAAAATGGTTGACATTAAGGCAGAACTCAATGCCAGTACAAATTGATTGCAATATTTTAAGAGTTATTCCtaagcacaaaaaaaaacgtatAAAAAGCGCAGAATATAAGAAAATGGCATCCAAATAG
- the LOC117187359 gene encoding uncharacterized protein LOC117187359 isoform X2, which yields MTSITEKELVSNTQKEAIEELCIQKNSSVVYNYECKTKNQILSDDCNNKEISEPFSEIKQENVSPKSSGSEEAVKQISNHLAFLNSYDEPLIRTIDSLKEQASIEEGEIIVYNQMPLNETRESSAQSDSVVFGDVESEKFKIKDSNSEEESARAPLIRHYTIAGDDPRSMFRSVTLEDARNDIEIDDEISENIRKKMLAFSLSETDSDCIDPRNINQENFEINTAMADILGTSTETESTIVSAATKIQAGARGFLTRRRMRRASAGTKSSTQETKASFGNAAISESFERLIEEEAAKKIQAAYRMHTRKLKGHNRKMQGISLESNLAARRQKLQRGDALRNDSTPDEDNIPLKNGGHTQKLPKSLRNKEKAGDGVKLKSSMELKWLTLRQNSMPVQIDCNILRVIPKHKKKRIKSAEYKKMASK from the exons ATGACATCTATTACCGAGAAAGAACTAGTTTCTAACACGCAAAAAGAAGCAATAGAAGAACTTTGTATACAAAAAAATTCTTCAGTTGTTTATAATTATGAATGCAAAACGAAAAATCAAATATTATCAGATGACTGCAATAATAAGGAAATTTCAGAGCCATTCTCTGAGATAAAACAAGAAAATGTCTCACCTAAGTCATCCGGATCCGAGGAAGCTGTTAAACAAATTTCAAATCATCTAGCTTTTTTGAACTCTTACGATGAACCATTAATAAGGACTATAGATTCTTTGAAAGAACAAGCCAGCATTGAAGAAGGTGAAATTATTGTATACAACCAAATGCCACTTAATGAAACCAGAGAAAGTTCTGCCCAAAGTGACTCTGTGGTTTTCGGTGATGTTGAGTCAGAAAAATTCAAAATTAAAGATAGTAACAGCGAAGAAGAATCTGCAAGGGCACCGCTGATACGTCATTACACAATCGCTGGAGACGATCCCAGAAGCATGTTTAGGTCTGTCACCCTTGAAGATGCTAGAAATGATATAGAAATTG ACGACGAAATTTCGGAAAACATTCGCAAGAAAATGTTGGCCTTTTCGCTATCTGAAACGGATTCAGATTGCATTGACCCAAGAAATATTAACCAAGAGAACTTTGAAATAAACACGgctatggcagatattttggGCACATCTACTGAAACTGAATCTACAATTGTATCGGCGGCCACGAAAATACAAGCGGGAGCTCGTGGGTTTCTTACCAGGCGACGAATGCGACGCGCTAGTGCCGGTACTAAATCCTCAACGCAAGAGACAAAGGCATCCTTTGGAAACGCTGCAATTAGCGAATCTTTTGAGCGACTCATTGAGGAAGAAGCTGCGAAAAAAATACAAGCCGCATATCGTATGCACACAAGAAAACTTAAAGGACATAATCGAAAAATGCAAGGTATCAGCTTAGAAAGCAATTTAGCCGCCAGGCGTCAAAAATTGCAGCGCGGGGACGCGCTTCGAAATGACTCGACGCCTGATGAAGATAACATTCCTCTTAAAAATGGTGGACATACACAAAAACTCCCAAAGTCACTTCGAAACAAAGAAAAGG CAGGTGATGGTGTAAAATTGAAATCTAGCATGGAACTAAAATGGTTGACATTAAGGCAGAACTCAATGCCAGTACAAATTGATTGCAATATTTTAAGAGTTATTCCtaagcacaaaaaaaaacgtatAAAAAGCGCAGAATATAAGAAAATGGCATCCAAATAG
- the LOC108155885 gene encoding abnormal spindle-like microcephaly-associated protein homolog, with protein MYIYPSSPETSSSLQSEEIAAIKIQAGFRGYRVRKQAHQSTKPANSNRFGNRFLNLQSKRNQNQRHRPNNSAHIEHQMNSTRYDDSISAKEENAAKSVEDRCATKIQAGFRGFLVRKKQKMATEAAVKIQAGFRGFRARKELKQI; from the coding sequence ATGTACATTTACCCAAGCTCCCCGGAAACATCATCGTCCTTGCAGTCTGAAGAAATTGCAGCCATAAAGATACAAGCAGGATTCCGTGGCTATCGTGTTCGCAAACAGGCTCACCAGTCAACAAAACCCGCTAATAGCAACAGATTCGGAAACCGGTTTTTAAATTTGCAAAGCAAACGGAACCAAAACCAGCGCCATCGTCCCAATAATAGCGCCCATATAGAACACCAAATGAATTCCACCCGTTATGATGACTCGATTTCAGCAAAAGAGGAAAACGCTGCGAAATCAGTTGAAGATCGTTGTGCTACGAAAATTCAAGCCGGATTTCGAGGATTTCTTGTtagaaagaaacaaaaaatggCCACAGAAGCAGCTGTGAAAATTCAGGCTGGTTTTCGCGGTTTTAGGGCTCGCAAGGAATTAAAGCAGATATAA